In Luteibaculum oceani, the DNA window ACAGAAATATGAAAATGGGGTGGCGATAGGAACCCAAAAAACCTATTTCGAGAATGGTAAGTTAAAAAGCGAAACCGATCTTAAAAAAGGGATATTCCATGGGAATTATAAGGTGTACGACATCAAAGGGAATCCCGTTTTGGTTGGTACTTACGATAACGGGAAAGAAATTGGCGTTTGGGAAATCTACGATCAAGGAATTCTTCGCAATAAGGTAGATAAGGACACCTTGGGAGGGATTGAATTAATTATTCCTATGAATGGGGAATTTACTGAAAACTATGCCAGTGAAATGCCTCGAGAGATCGCTAATTACAAGGACGGTAAACTACATGGAACCTACGAACTTTATTACGACAATGGTCGTTGGGAGTATGTAGATCAACAAGATCCAAGAACAGGTAGCGTAGACAAATACCGAAAAATGGTAGGGCATACCCTGAAAATGCGTTGCAATTACGTTTATGGTAAAAAGCATGGCAAATGCGAATACTTCTTTGAAGATGGCAGCCTTAAAAAAGTGGAAGAATATAAAATGGACACTTTGGTTAGCAAGTAGTCTTGGGCTTGTTATATCTACATTTGGGCAAAGCCCTCACAATTTAAAATTCACTAAAATACCTGTCGCCAATAGGGTGTCTGGTATAGATATTGCCATTTTTGATGCCGGTTTTAAGGGGGCAGAAGGCTTTCCTTGGTTTCAAAAAATTGTAAGTGAAGGCCGGTTAAAAGGAACCTATAATTTGGTGAATCCGAAGGAAGGCGTTTATAACTACTCGGATCATGGGCTAAAGGTATTGTCCATTATTGAGGGTGATGATAGTCTATTTTATGGCGCATCGCCCGGCGCAAATTATTACCTGTTTGTGACCGAAGATGTTTTCACAGAAAGTAGAAAGGAAGAGTCTTACTGGGCACAAGCTTTCGAAATGGCAGACTCACTTGGGGTGGACATTATCAACAGCTCATTAAGCTACACCGAGTTCGATGATTCTACCCAAAATTACACCCACGAGGAATTAGATGGTAAAACGGCCTTGATTAGTAAGGTTGCAAGACGGGCTTTAAACAAGGACATTCTTTTGATTTCTTCATCTGGAAATTACGCCAACGATCCATGGAACCACATTGGGTTTCCTGCAGATGCTGACTCCATTTTAACCGTGGGAGCCATAGATAGCTCTGGTGTAATTACTCAATTTAGTAGTTACGGAAGCACGGTAGATGGAAGAGTAAAGCCAGAGATTGTGGCCGTAGGGCAACACAGTTTTTGTTACCATGCAGAAAGGGGCTTTGGAACATCCAGTGGTACCTCATTCTCCGCGCCAGTAATAACCGGTTTTGCGGCACAGCTTTTGAATTTTTTTCCAAAAAGTAGTAAGGTAGAAATTTGGTCGGCCATGTTAAGGTCAGCCCAGCATTACCCCAATGCATTGGAAAAATATGGTTACGGAGTTCCTAATTTTGATAAAGCTAAGCAACTGCTTGAAAAACAGGAGCTTGGGAAAATTCAACTGTACCCAAATCCCGTTAAACCGGGCGGTTATTTATCCTTAACAACTACGGGATTTAAAGGGGTGAAAATATTGGATAGCAGGGGAAGGTTGCTCTTTGATTCCAAGCTTTCTGATGGTGCTAAAATTGAAATTCCCGCCTACGTGGAAGCTGGACTTTATGTGGTTATATTATCGGATTTAAACGGGAATATCGTTAGCAGATTAATTCAAGTAGAATCTTAACTAATACACCTTTACCTGAAGAATTTTTTCACCTTCTAATTCTCCGACCAATTCATCTCCAATTTCAACAGGACCCACACCAGCTGGCGTTCCAGTAAAAATTAGATCTCCAATTTTTAGAGTAAAGAATTGAGAAATGTAGGAAATAAGCTTATTTACGCCGAATAACATTAGCGATGAGTTTCCATCCTGAACCAACTCACCATTCTTGTAAATCTTAAATCGAGTATTCTCTATATCTCCAACAGGAAGAAATTTTTGACTTACCGGAGCGGAGTAATCAAAGGCTTTGGCTTTTTCCCAAGGCAAACCTTTTTCCTTGCACTTCTGCTGTACATCGCGAGCTGTAAAATCTATACCCAAACCTATCTCACTATAGTAGCGATGGGCGAATTTTTCGTCTATGTTTTTCCCTAAACGATTGATTTTAACCACTAATTCTCCCTCAAAATGCAGGTTTTTAGTGAAATCTGGATAAACGAAAGGGTGGCTCTTTGGTAGTAAGGCCGTATCGGGTTTGCAAAATAAAACAGGTTCGGTAGGAACTTCATTTTTTAACTCTGCGGCGTGTGCAGCATAGTTTCTTCCAACACAGATGATCTTCATTATTTTGTGCTGTTTTTCTGGTCTATTTGCTCCTTAATTTTTTTCAAAACGTCTTTGGTATTTTGGGGGAATTCGGCATTTAACATCCACCCATAATAACCTGGTTCATCTTTAAGAACGTCCTCTACTGGCTTACCTCTATGTTTGCCAAAATTAAAAACCGGAACGTCTTCATCATTTAAAGCAAATCTGCCAGCCATATCTAGCTTTTTAGATTTTCCTCTTGAGAATTCGTGTAATTCGGCACTGGATTTAGGCAATTCTTGGTAGCGTTCTACCTGGGCTAATAGCACATCCAAAGTTGCTTCGGAGTCTGCCAGGGCGCTATGCGCGTTCTCGAGGTCCTTATCGCAGTAAAACTTATAGGCCGCACTCAAAGTTCTTTCCTCCATACGATGAAAGATTACTTGAGCGTCAATTAATCTTCTTCCCTCAAGTGTAAAGGGAAATCCAACACGACTAAACTCCTCGTGAAGCACGGGGATATCGAATTTATTGGAGTTAAATCCACCCAAATCACATCCCTCTAAAAACTCGGCAATTTTAGGTGCCAAAGCTTCAAAAGTTGGTTCCAATGCTACTTTTTTATTGGTAATACCGTGGATTTTAGCGGCGTGATCCGGAATAATCATTTCGGGGTTTACAAGACTATAAAACTGCTCCCGTTTCCCATCGGGGTGTAGCTTTATAATTCCGATCTCTACAATGCGATCGGCTGCTTGATTAATTCCCGTAGTTTCTAAATCGAATACCGCCAAAGGACGGTCTAATTGTAATTGCATATTATTTAAAGCACTGATGCACAGGATAAGTATAATCCTGTAACATCACATCTTCTCTTTTAAGTACCACTTTTAGCCTGTGGCAAATGGAGTTGTCTTCTACCTGTACCTCAAAAATGTAATCAGTGGATTCTGGGATAAGGTTAAAATCGAACCTTCCATAGGGGTCTGTGCTGAAAGACTTTATGATGTTCCCATTCCTATCCAAAAGGTTTACTTCCATGTTGGGTTTGCCATAGGGGACATTATCTACAAATACTTGCCACTTTAATTTCCTGCCGCTTCTAGAATATTCAGATTCCAAATCCTTTCTCAAGCTTCTTTGCTTCAGTGTAAGTTCGATATTTCCGAAATCGGTTTGAGATAATTCTAATTTTCTATCGTCTAACCCAAGGTTACATGATGTACTAAAGGTTTCCTGCTTAGTAACTTTGTTGTTTTCAACAAACTCCAATCGGTAGCCTGTACAGGGTTGTAGAATGATGTAATATTTACCTGTGCGCTCCGATTTGCTTATGCGTTCTGCAGTTTTAGTTAATAAGTTATTTACCCGAACATAGGTGTTTCCAACCGAGTTGCTTTTTGCATCTTCTAGTCCTCTGTATCTATCTTCAGATTGATTTAAAGAGAAGTTAATGGCTTTGAAATTTACCTCGTAGATATCGAAATCTCCTTTGTGTTGTTTCCCTCCATTTCTAGATAAAAAGCCATAAGTTCCATCCGCACTAAACGAAAAGTAAAGATCGTCGAAGAAGGAATTAACCGGTGGCTTCATATTGGTAGGAGAAGAGAAAATTCCCATCTCGTTTATGGTCGACTTAAAGATATCGTATCCACCCATAGACTCAGGTCTATTACTTGAGAAAAAGAATGCTTTTCCGTTTGGATGAAAAGAAGGAGTAGTTTCGTCGTATGGCGAATTAATATTTTCACCAAGGTTAACTGGATCCGACCACTGGCCGTAATCGTCTTTACGAGTGAAGTAAAGGTCTAGTCCACCATAACCATCTTCAGCGCGCATGGAAAAGATTGCCATTTTTCCATCTGGAGAAATGCTAGCAAAAGGTGACCAAGCTTGAGATTGTTGGTTAGTAAAAACTCTTACCGGTTCTTTCCAGGCATTATTTTGTCCTTTAGCTTGGAAAATGTCACTATTGGCGTCCTTACCATTGAAATATGCCACTTTAGAGCCATTTTCATCTACGAAAACAGGATAATCATCGTAAGGACCAGAAATACGGCTCTTCTTTGGATTTTCCCATTCTAAGTACACGTTTCGTTCAGCCGTGTATATGTCAAAATCTGCTCGAGCCAATTTGCTGTTAAACCAAGTGGTATCATTAATTTCATTAGGAGAAATTCTTGCAGAGGCAAAAAGTAAGTTTCCATTGAAATTATAGGTCCTTGGAGCTATTTCGGCGTATGGAGTGTTGATAGATTCGGCGTTAATTACCTTACCGTTACCTGGATTTACAAGGTATTGTTTGGCACTATTGAGTTGTTCTAAGGAAAGAACGGCATCGTCGTATCCAATTCCGCCTTTTTTAGTTACCGATAAAAAGAGTTTATACTTTCTTTCAGCTTCCTCTAAATCACCCAAGCGATGATATGCCACTCCTAACCAATAAATGGCCTCAGTTGGGGCGTATTCAAAGTAAGGGACAGTTGGTTTATAGGTTGTATTTAATACAGCACTTTTAAGGTAGGGAAGGGCACGAGCTGGATCCCCGTATCCATTTAGTACACAATATCCAGCGTTAAATTGAACCCCTTTTAGATTAGGGTTTACCGATAACATTTGATCGAAAACGAAGTAAGCATGGTCGTAAAAACCTTGGTACATTAGCTCGTTTCCTTTTGCATTTCTAATGGCTTGCAATTGGTATCTATCCGCCGCGGCCTTAATAGGAATACCCGGTTTATCTTGCCTTATATCCTTACTTTTTCTAATGAGGTAAGCTCTATATTCTGCAGCCGTAATTTCATCTACAGTAATAGGTTCGGGAAAGGTATATTCACCTTCCTCAATTCGTTCCTTAGAATTAAAGGGGTTAAAAGTAGATAGGGTAAATCCCTTTTTGGAAGAATCCGACTTGTCACCCCCAGACATTTCAACTCCTAGGCTGTCAAGAAATCTTATTGCAGCTGCATCAATGTTAGGATTGGTCAAAGATGAGTTTTCATCTGACTTTTCCTCAGTTTTACTCGATTTCTTACTGTCCTTTTTATCTTTCTTTCCATCTTTATTGATGGAAAAAATCTGGGCGTGCCCAGCGAAAGAAAACATACAAAAGGCAATTACAAGGCCTAGAACTTTATTCATATCCGGGGATTAGGGTCTTAAATCTCTCTGTTGGGGTCGAAGGATTCCAGTAAATCTGCAACTCTTCTAACAAATTTACCTCCTAAGGCTCCGTCCACAACCCTGTGGTCGTATGAGTGTGACAACATCATAAAATGACGAATACCAATCATATCACCACTTGGTGTTTCGATAACCGCAGGTTTTTTCTTGATGGCTCCAACCGCCATAATTGCAACCTGTGGCTGGTTAATAATTGGAGTGCCAAAAACATTTCCAAAGGACCCAACATTGGTTACAGTGTAGGTTCCATCTTGAATCTCTTCTGGTTTCAATTTGTTTATTCTAGCACGGTTGGCAAGATCGTTTACCTCTTTGGTTAATCCAACAAGGTTATAGCGGTCTGCATTTTTGATAACCGGAACGATTAAGTCACCACTTGGAAGGGCTGTGGCCATACCAACGTTGATGTTTTTGCGGTAAACGATTTTGTTATCGTCTTTAACCGAAATATTGATTTCTGGAAACTCCTTAATGGCATTTGCAATGGCCTCGATGAAAATAGGAGTGAAGGTGATTTTTTCTCCTTCTCTTTTAAGGAAATCTTTTTTAACTCTATCTCTCCATTGCACCAAGTTAGTAACATCGGCCTCTACGAATGAAGTTACGTGAGGAGATACTCGCTTAGACATTACCATGTGGTCTGCAATAAGCTTTCTCATTCTTCCCATTTCCTGAATTTCATCTGAACCAGAAACTGATACAGCTGGAGCTTTTATTTCAGGGCTAGGTGCAGCCTTCTTGGCTGGTGCACTCGATGCAGCTGGTTTACTTGGAGCTGGTGCAGCAGCAGGAGCGGAACCATTAGATCGGTTTTCTACATATGCTAAGATATCATCCTTGGTAACTCTTCCTTGAGCACCAGTACCTTCTATTTGTTCCAACTCAGCCATGCTGATATTTTCCTCTTTCGCAATGGAGCGCACAAGAGGGCTATAGAATTTACCTGAAGGACCTGTTTTTCCTATATTTTCTTCAACTGCCTGAATATCTTCTTCGATTTTCGCTGCAGCTTTTTCGGCAACAGGCTCTTGTTTTGGTGCACTTGGAGCAGCTCCAGCACTATCGCCAGCACCTTCAACTTCCATAATGGCGATTGGTTTTCCAACCTCTACAACATCGCCTTCAGCAACTAAAATTTCAACTATTGTCCCATCTTCTGGAGCAGGAACCTCGCTATCTACTTTATCTGTAGCGATTTCAATTATTGGGTCATCTGCCTCCACAGTAGCACCAACCTCTGCTACAATTCCAGTAACGGTTGCCTCTGCAACACTCTCTCCCATTTTCGGAAGTAATATCTCTATCTTTCCCATGTTATTCGCTATTGCCTGCAAATTTATACGATTAGCCCGTGTTCACAAGCTAAGTTTCTATTGCGCTATCCAGTTGCGCTAAGTTTTGCCAAAATAGATTGAAATCTGTATTTAATTGATAATTCTTGCAATAATTTCTATTTAACAGTAGAATTTGCTCCTTTTCGAGGGCCGGATTGGCCACTGGGATGATACCCTTAAAGGATTTTTGATGAATCAAGTTCGTAGTAAATTCCTCGTTCAATCCTATCCAAGTGTACTTTCCTCTGATAACTAAAAACAGGTTTACTGCTAGTTTTAAAGGGTTGTTTCTAAAAACCAAGTAGGGGAGCAATACCAGTACATTTAAGCTGATAGCATAATCTACCAAACGCTTTTTTAATCTTGCGCTTCTGCTAAACAGGGGTTCAGGTTCTATATATTGTAATTCTCCTCGATGATCTTTAGATCCAGAACCAATTACAAAATCGGCTTCGCGAGGAACAATTTTAAAATGCACCGTTCGCGGCAATTCCATCGACATCAGGGTAATAATGGTTTCATTTTTGATATCACTGTTCAAAAAGATAACCTCATCAATCCTATTGATTTTTACCCATTCCGCTAGTTCCAACTCTAGTGTTTTTAGCGATTTTTCCTCCAAATTTGGGTTCCATGACAGGCATCTGTCATATTGTGAATCTTTTGGGAGTTTTTGAATGAAACTTTCGGTGTTTTCCTTATCACCAACAACGAGTGTAACGGTTTTCCAGGGCTTAAAATATTGGGTAACTCCAAAACGATCTGTAAGCGATCTCAATATTAGAATTGGAAGGAACCCTACTAAAGGAGAGCTTAGCACAAATAATCTCGAAAAACGCATAGTTTCTGGCAGTAAACTATAGATAAATCCGAGGCTTAAGACACTAAAGGCAACTCCTTTTACCAATTTAGCATAACCGCCAGACCTTTTGTAGGATCCAACAATTAGAAAGTTAAATACCACCAAAGCACCAATAACCGACGGTGCCCATTGATTTACAAGTTCTGGGAAAACCTTTTCGGAATATCCAGAATATTGAGTGAGGTAAAAACTCAATAATATCAGCAATAAAGCAAATTCAATCAGCGGTTTCCAAAGCGCCGAAAAAGCGTTTTTAATAAGCGCGAATATGGCTTTGAAATAAACGGCAAGCTTTATAAGACCAATAAATAACCTAGCATGCTGGCCTTTAAAATGCTTTTGAGCATATAAAATCATGGCCTGATAAAACACCCTTACGTAATTCAAGCTACCCTTTTTGGTACTCTCTCCTTTGTAGTGAATGATTTTGGTGTTCGCCAGATAAAAGTTCTTGTATCCACCTTTTAGAATACGGAAAGACAAGTCGATGTCTTCGCCATACATAAAAAAGGATTCATCTAACAGCCCGATTTTATCTAAAGATTCTTTGCGCATCCACATGTAGGCACCAGAAAGTACTTCAATGGGGTGGTTTTCATCTTTAGATAAATGCCCCATGTAATAGCGGGCAAATCTTTGTGATTTGGGAAATAGAGAGCATAATCCCACCATTTTATAGAAGGCGGTCCAAGGCGCGGGAAGTCCTCGTTTAGATTCAGGTAAATACTTACCTGAACCATCAATCATTTTAACCCCCAACCCTCCAATACTAGGGTCTGCTTCGCAATGATCGAAGCACAGTTTAAAGGTGTCTTCTTGTACCACCGTGTCTGGGTTAAGAAGCAATACATATTTTCCTGAGGCTTGCCGTATAGCTAGATTGTTACCTCTACTAAAGCCCAAATTTTCCTTAGACTCAATAAGCTTAACCCAAGGAAATAACTTTTTAACCATGGCTTGGGAGCCATCCACGGAATTATTATCGACAACAAAAACTTCGGTGTTGAGACCTTTGGCAGCTATTTCAACTGATTTAAGGCACTGTTCTAGGAAGTGCTTTACATTATAATTGACTACAACTACGCTTAAATCCATTGCTTAGCGATCGGCTTTATCAAAAGGGGTTCTATTTTGGATGGATCTTCCCAAAGAGATTTCATCGGCATATTCCAACTCATCCCCAAAACTAATTCCTCTAGCTAAGGTGCTGATCTCAGCGCAAAGCGGATTTAATTTTTTGTGAAGGTAAAATGCCGTTGTATCGCCTTCCATTGTTGCATTTAAGGCTAAAATAACCTCCTTTGTTCCTTCTTCTTGTACCCGTTTTAAAAGCGAGTCTATGTTAACATCGCTAGGGCCAATACCCTCTAAGGGTGAAATTACCCCACCCAAAACGTGGTAAAGTCCATTAAATTGTTTGGTAGCCTCTATGGCCATTACATCTTTTATGGTTTCTACAATGCAAATAAGTTCCTGATTTCGGTGGGGAGAAGCACAGATATTACACAAAGTACTATCTGATAAATTGAAACAGCGTTCGCAGTATTTAACCTCAGTTGCCAAATCTTTCATGCTGTTGGCAAATGCCTCAATTCTATCCGCATCCCATTTTAACATGTGCAGTACGAGACGCAAAGCAGATTTTCTTCCTACCGAAGGGAGGGAAGACAATTGCTCAACTGCTTTTAAAACGTGTTTAGATGGTATGTGGTCCTCCGACATGCCTGCAAAGAAAACAATAAAATAATTCTTACTTTTCGCCCTTCTGAATTATGAGCTCAACCGTTATTATTATTCTAATTGCAGCCTATTTTTTGCTGCTTCTTTTTATAGCTAAAATCACCTCCAAAAATGCCGACGAAGCTTCCTTTTTTATCGGGAATAAATCTTCTAAATGGTATGTAGTTGCCTTTGGAATGATAGGTGCTTCTCTTTCTGGGGTAACCTTTATTTCTGTTCCCGGTTGGGTAGGAAGTAGTGCTATGACCTATTTTCAGGTGGTTTTAGGGTATTTATTGGGATATGTTTTTATATCATTTATTCTAATGCCGTTATACTATCGACTTAATTTAACATCCATCTACACCTTTCTTGGAAAAAATTTGGGGAAGCCCGGAAATCAGGCTGGAGCGTCGTTTTTTCTATTTTCTAGGATTCTTGGGGCAGCATTTAGATTATACCTAGTATGCCTAGTACTTAAGAGTTTTGTATTGGTAGATTTTAATATCCCATTTCCTGTGATAGCGCTAATAAGCATCGCGCTAATCTGGCTCTACACCAATAAAGGTGGTATTAAAACCATTATTTGGACAGATACCCTCCAAACCGCGTTTATGTTAGTGGCGATTGCCTTAGCATTTTGGCAGTTGAGTAGTGCTATGAATTTTGGTGTTTTCGAAGCGGTTGGGGCAATTTTTGAAAGCGACTATAGCAATGCGTTTGTTTTTGATGATATCAATTCCAAACAAAATTTCTGGAAACAATTTTTAGGCGGAGCATTGATTACTATTACCATGACAGGGATGGATCAAGATATGATGCAAAAGAATTTGAGCTGTAAAAACATTGGAGATGCCCAAAAGAACATGCTCAGTTTTGCTGGGGTATTGGTGTTTGTAAACTTGTTATTCCTTGGATTTGGAGCTTTGATGTTTATGTATATCGATGCGGGAAATTTTGGAGCCGACCAATGGAGCAAGTCCGATGAGATTTTTCCAGCCTTGGCGCTTTCTGGTAATTTGGGAATGGCAGTGGCCATCTTTTTTATTCTGGGTCTAATTGCTGCGGCTTATTCTTCCGCAGATTCTGCCCTTACTTCTTTAACTACATCCTTATATGTAGATTTTTTAGAGGATAAAAAGGATACTCCCGTGCAAGCGAAAAAGAAAAGGCGGGTTATCCATGTAGGAATTTCTGTCGCCCTATTTTTAGTAATCGTAATTTTCGAAAAACTGGCGGACTCCAGTGTGATTGATCAGTTGTTAACGGTGGCAGGATACACTTATGGTCCAATTTTAGGGATGTTTATTTTCTGCCTTACGTCTCAGAAAAATCTTGCAAATAAACCTTGGGCGATTTGGGTAGCGGCCATAGCGGCTCCCTTTTTAACCTATGCTATAAAAGCAGGATTGGAAACCAGTGCACCCAATTATCAAATAGGATACGAGCTCCTGCTGCTAAATGGACTGATCAATTACGGATTGTTGATGTTGTTTGGGGTTAATTCACCCCGTTTACAAACACAGAATAAACCACCAGCGACGACGATAGGATAGATAAATAAGGGGCCAGTTCTTTCACTACCTCTCTAGCCAAATCTCTACGTGGTTGAACGTAAATAATATCATTAGCCTGTACGATCATATCAGCATGGCTAATTCCGCTAATTCTTGATAAGTCTATTCTATACACTTCCCTTTCTGTACCTACCTTTCGGATAAGCTTAATCTTCTTTGCATTACCTCTTTCCGTAATACCGCCAGCTAAAGCCAGCGCTTCCAGAACGGTGGTGTTGGTGTTTTGCAAGTAGATTACTTGTGCACTACCACCGGCCCCGGGAGATACAATAACACGGTTATTGGTAATGTTTAGCAGGACAAATGGTTCCTTCAAATACTGACTAAGTAACTCCTCCAATCTAAATTCAGCTTCTCTAAGGGTAAGTCCCGCTAGTTTAACACGGCCCAGGGCAGGGATATTTACCATCCCATCGTGCTCTATTCTGTAGGGGAAACCGATACCTCTTCCATTGTTGTTGTTTTGCAACATCATTTGGTTGTTATTCCCTTGTTGCTTCTCAGGGTCTATAATATCAAACCCCTCGCGGTTATACACCCGCATAGAAATAACGTCATTGGCAGATAAAACATAACTGTCGGAGTTATTTATCTCAGGTAACTCCATATCTAATTTTCCACTATCTCTAAAAAGTATGTAAGAGTTTATACCACAGGAACTTAGTAATAGAACAGGAAGGATAAATAACAGTTTTCTCATGATGTGTCTTGTCAACAACGGGCTAAAGTATAAAGTTTTGCTTGTAATTTGGTCGCCAAATGGAGCGTGATTCTGGATTTTTATGGGATTTGGTTGTAGTGGGTGGTGGAGCTGCAGGATTTTTTTGTGCCGCAAATTTGTTGGAACAACATCCCGATGCTAGAATTCTTATTGTAGAGTCTTCTCAAAAAATCCTCAGTAAGGTTAAGATTTCTGGAGGGGGAAGATGTAATGTAACCCATGCTTGTTGGGAGCCAAAAGAATTGGTGTTGAATTATCCCCGCGGCAAAAAAGAACTTTTAGGACCTTTTCATCGCTTTGCTTGCGGCGATACCATGGAGTGGTTTTCCAATAGAGGAGTGGAATTAAAAATAGAAGAAGATGGAAGGGTGTTTCCCATCTCCGATTCCAGCCAAACCATTATCGATTGTCTTATTAAACATACCTTGGATAAAGGTATTCGCCTGAATCTTGGTTGTAAAATAACAGCGATTAAAACGTGGGAAGAGGGCTACATTTTGGAGTCAAAAACGGGAATGTTGTCCACCAAAAATGTGCTATGGGCTACTGGTGGGACAGAAAGTTCATACAAGGTACTTGCTGACCTGGGTGTACAATTAGATCCCCGATTTCCATCCTTGTTCTCCATGAACATTGCCGATGCGAAATTGAAAAAGATGTCGGGTCTGGCAGTGCCAAATGCCGAGGTCGGTATCCCTCGATTAAAGCTAAATGCTTCGGGTCCGCTTTTGATTACCCATTGGGGAATTTCAGGTCCAGCGGTATTAAAATTATCGGCATTTGGCGCCGAAAAATTGGCTGAAATTGGATATCAAACAGAAATAACCATCAATTGGGTGGGGCTATTGGTTGAAGAAATATTGGAGATGCTCGAAGACGACCAAAAGCAGTATCCAAAAATGAAATTAGCCAAGCTTAGATGCTTTCCTGTGTTACCAAAACGTTTATGGAGTTATTTAGTCTTTAAGGCAGGCTTGGATGAAGAGGCCATATTTGGGTCTTTGGCACCCAAACATCTGAAAAAATTAGCCGAAGAGTTGGGTAAATGTGAACTCCGTATGGATGGTAAAACCACCTATAAAGAGGAGTTTGTAACCGG includes these proteins:
- a CDS encoding toxin-antitoxin system YwqK family antitoxin — translated: MKRALLFLVCSVIAIAGFSQKNTIDNQGRKQGIWEKKYQDGSTKYIGQFKDDKPVGEFIYYYPGERVKSVLNYRKPGVAYAIHLYENGVKQSEGIYVETKKDSVWTYYDKRGRIMSRETYRLGEKNGLTENYFENGNPSLQQKYENGVAIGTQKTYFENGKLKSETDLKKGIFHGNYKVYDIKGNPVLVGTYDNGKEIGVWEIYDQGILRNKVDKDTLGGIELIIPMNGEFTENYASEMPREIANYKDGKLHGTYELYYDNGRWEYVDQQDPRTGSVDKYRKMVGHTLKMRCNYVYGKKHGKCEYFFEDGSLKKVEEYKMDTLVSK
- a CDS encoding S8 family peptidase, encoding MAALKKWKNIKWTLWLASSLGLVISTFGQSPHNLKFTKIPVANRVSGIDIAIFDAGFKGAEGFPWFQKIVSEGRLKGTYNLVNPKEGVYNYSDHGLKVLSIIEGDDSLFYGASPGANYYLFVTEDVFTESRKEESYWAQAFEMADSLGVDIINSSLSYTEFDDSTQNYTHEELDGKTALISKVARRALNKDILLISSSGNYANDPWNHIGFPADADSILTVGAIDSSGVITQFSSYGSTVDGRVKPEIVAVGQHSFCYHAERGFGTSSGTSFSAPVITGFAAQLLNFFPKSSKVEIWSAMLRSAQHYPNALEKYGYGVPNFDKAKQLLEKQELGKIQLYPNPVKPGGYLSLTTTGFKGVKILDSRGRLLFDSKLSDGAKIEIPAYVEAGLYVVILSDLNGNIVSRLIQVES
- a CDS encoding fumarylacetoacetate hydrolase family protein — its product is MKIICVGRNYAAHAAELKNEVPTEPVLFCKPDTALLPKSHPFVYPDFTKNLHFEGELVVKINRLGKNIDEKFAHRYYSEIGLGIDFTARDVQQKCKEKGLPWEKAKAFDYSAPVSQKFLPVGDIENTRFKIYKNGELVQDGNSSLMLFGVNKLISYISQFFTLKIGDLIFTGTPAGVGPVEIGDELVGELEGEKILQVKVY
- a CDS encoding 3'-5' exonuclease, whose translation is MQLQLDRPLAVFDLETTGINQAADRIVEIGIIKLHPDGKREQFYSLVNPEMIIPDHAAKIHGITNKKVALEPTFEALAPKIAEFLEGCDLGGFNSNKFDIPVLHEEFSRVGFPFTLEGRRLIDAQVIFHRMEERTLSAAYKFYCDKDLENAHSALADSEATLDVLLAQVERYQELPKSSAELHEFSRGKSKKLDMAGRFALNDEDVPVFNFGKHRGKPVEDVLKDEPGYYGWMLNAEFPQNTKDVLKKIKEQIDQKNSTK
- a CDS encoding PD40 domain-containing protein — protein: MNKVLGLVIAFCMFSFAGHAQIFSINKDGKKDKKDSKKSSKTEEKSDENSSLTNPNIDAAAIRFLDSLGVEMSGGDKSDSSKKGFTLSTFNPFNSKERIEEGEYTFPEPITVDEITAAEYRAYLIRKSKDIRQDKPGIPIKAAADRYQLQAIRNAKGNELMYQGFYDHAYFVFDQMLSVNPNLKGVQFNAGYCVLNGYGDPARALPYLKSAVLNTTYKPTVPYFEYAPTEAIYWLGVAYHRLGDLEEAERKYKLFLSVTKKGGIGYDDAVLSLEQLNSAKQYLVNPGNGKVINAESINTPYAEIAPRTYNFNGNLLFASARISPNEINDTTWFNSKLARADFDIYTAERNVYLEWENPKKSRISGPYDDYPVFVDENGSKVAYFNGKDANSDIFQAKGQNNAWKEPVRVFTNQQSQAWSPFASISPDGKMAIFSMRAEDGYGGLDLYFTRKDDYGQWSDPVNLGENINSPYDETTPSFHPNGKAFFFSSNRPESMGGYDIFKSTINEMGIFSSPTNMKPPVNSFFDDLYFSFSADGTYGFLSRNGGKQHKGDFDIYEVNFKAINFSLNQSEDRYRGLEDAKSNSVGNTYVRVNNLLTKTAERISKSERTGKYYIILQPCTGYRLEFVENNKVTKQETFSTSCNLGLDDRKLELSQTDFGNIELTLKQRSLRKDLESEYSRSGRKLKWQVFVDNVPYGKPNMEVNLLDRNGNIIKSFSTDPYGRFDFNLIPESTDYIFEVQVEDNSICHRLKVVLKREDVMLQDYTYPVHQCFK
- a CDS encoding dihydrolipoamide acetyltransferase family protein, producing the protein MGKIEILLPKMGESVAEATVTGIVAEVGATVEADDPIIEIATDKVDSEVPAPEDGTIVEILVAEGDVVEVGKPIAIMEVEGAGDSAGAAPSAPKQEPVAEKAAAKIEEDIQAVEENIGKTGPSGKFYSPLVRSIAKEENISMAELEQIEGTGAQGRVTKDDILAYVENRSNGSAPAAAPAPSKPAASSAPAKKAAPSPEIKAPAVSVSGSDEIQEMGRMRKLIADHMVMSKRVSPHVTSFVEADVTNLVQWRDRVKKDFLKREGEKITFTPIFIEAIANAIKEFPEINISVKDDNKIVYRKNINVGMATALPSGDLIVPVIKNADRYNLVGLTKEVNDLANRARINKLKPEEIQDGTYTVTNVGSFGNVFGTPIINQPQVAIMAVGAIKKKPAVIETPSGDMIGIRHFMMLSHSYDHRVVDGALGGKFVRRVADLLESFDPNREI